From Sporosarcina sp. 6E9, a single genomic window includes:
- a CDS encoding VWA domain-containing protein → MRIKLLYIPIMVLLVLVGCSKDGEPTVKDEPTAENIETDKSTDETLDEETAIDDDDDSEKVVVEDVITGASLPTSLTELEGLLPGETNYLSTLETEGDLPKIDELTARLPNIKENPTNEELDKYYEALLSLFQQDFNGPEDIINKMKFDSIGNPDVEDPRMQFKENLNVMVILDASGSMANYINDQTQMEAAKLAIKNFVQGLPKEANVGLRIYGHKGTGSRADKEMSCNSSDIVYPIDKYDANSFNAILDKVHPAGWTPTEFALSEAEKDLAEFKGDKNTNIVYLVGDGISTCDDDPAAAAKKLYESDITPIVNVIGFNVDDAAQKQLKEIAEAAEGSYQDVRDAQGLQDELDQAHKIAESWEQWKASKEASLEVDKIQKNLDVFVYHTDEFVKWVNERQQVSLVLTYLLQEKEMMTGESHDYLQEKNISYHSWIEEEYDKLREDLKALNDSNFKEAIQTLEDKYKKSTSNP, encoded by the coding sequence ATGAGAATAAAATTACTGTACATTCCAATTATGGTATTGCTTGTATTAGTAGGATGCAGTAAAGATGGTGAACCAACTGTTAAAGATGAGCCTACCGCGGAAAACATCGAAACTGATAAGTCTACTGACGAAACGCTGGATGAGGAAACTGCAATAGATGACGATGATGATTCCGAAAAAGTAGTCGTGGAGGATGTCATAACAGGTGCCTCCTTACCAACTTCGTTGACAGAATTAGAAGGACTACTTCCAGGAGAAACAAATTACTTAAGCACTTTGGAAACCGAAGGAGACCTGCCTAAAATTGATGAACTGACGGCCAGGTTACCCAACATAAAAGAGAATCCAACGAACGAAGAATTGGATAAGTACTATGAAGCCCTGTTATCTCTCTTCCAACAAGACTTTAATGGACCGGAAGATATTATTAATAAAATGAAATTCGATTCGATTGGTAACCCGGACGTCGAAGATCCACGAATGCAATTCAAGGAAAATCTGAATGTCATGGTCATTTTGGATGCCTCGGGTAGTATGGCAAATTATATTAATGATCAAACGCAGATGGAAGCGGCAAAATTAGCGATAAAGAACTTTGTTCAAGGTTTGCCCAAAGAAGCAAATGTTGGGCTGCGCATATATGGTCATAAAGGAACTGGTTCTCGTGCCGATAAAGAAATGTCGTGTAATAGCAGTGACATCGTGTACCCGATTGACAAGTATGACGCTAATTCATTTAATGCTATTTTAGATAAGGTTCACCCAGCAGGGTGGACGCCAACCGAGTTTGCTTTGAGTGAAGCAGAAAAAGATTTAGCTGAATTCAAAGGAGATAAAAATACGAATATCGTCTATTTGGTCGGAGATGGGATTTCTACATGTGACGATGACCCAGCGGCTGCGGCAAAAAAGCTATATGAATCGGATATAACACCAATCGTTAATGTAATTGGTTTTAATGTTGATGATGCAGCACAAAAACAATTAAAGGAAATTGCAGAAGCAGCAGAAGGTTCTTATCAAGATGTTCGAGATGCGCAAGGTCTTCAAGATGAATTAGACCAAGCCCATAAAATCGCAGAGAGCTGGGAACAGTGGAAGGCTTCAAAAGAAGCTAGTTTGGAAGTGGATAAAATACAAAAAAATCTAGATGTGTTTGTGTATCATACGGATGAATTTGTAAAATGGGTAAATGAAAGACAACAAGTCAGCTTAGTTTTGACTTACCTATTGCAAGAAAAAGAAATGATGACAGGTGAAAGTCATGATTATTTACAGGAGAAAAATATTTCATATCATTCATGGATTGAAGAAGAATACGACAAGTTAAGAGAGGATTTAAAAGCATTAAATGATAGTAACTTTAAAGAAGCGATTCAGACACTAGAAGATAAATATAAGAAAAGTACATCCAATCCTTAA